TAATTTTTCCAATAGCGAAACTGCCGCCAGGCCGCCTTGTGAAATATTGCGTTATCCGAACGAATTTTCAAGGAAGGGAAAGGAGGAAAAGGGACCGGCGGCGCGTTTCATGATCGTTCTACTCCAAAGTCTTCCTATTGAAAAATAATTTTGAGGAGGAGATTTTTTATGGCGGATGCTGGAGAGGAGAAGTCTTTATCTTACCGATTTTTTCATTACGAGCTGAACGGCGTTCCGGTTTATCTTTTTATAGGTCTCGCAGTTCCGGTAATCCTCGGCATTTATACACAATCCTTAACCAAAGACATGCTGTCCACCTTAGCCATACTTTTTGTATTGGGCATGATCTTCATGGAGGTTGGGAAGCGCCTTCCGATCTGGAACAATTGGTTCGGCGGCGGCAGTATGATGGCAATCATGTTCCCGTCTTTTATGGTCTTCATGAAATGGCTGCCACAAAAATATGTGGAGTCGATCACCACGTTCTACGACGGCATCGGCTTTTTACAGCTGTATGTAGGGCTGCTTATGGTAGGCGGACTGCTTTCCGTCGATAAGGATATCCTGCTTAAAACCCTGGCGCGCTGCGGCCCCGTATTCCTCGGAACCATTCTTTGCGCCGGCTTGTTTGGAATGATAGGCGGCAGCCTTATGGGGATGGACTTGGGAAAAATCTTTTCTTACTATGTCCTTCCCAACCTCGGCGGAGGAAACGGCGCGGGCGCCGTGCCCATGAGCGAAATCTTTCAGCGGGTAACGGGCATTTCGAAAGATAAATATTATCCCGTCGCGCTTGCGATACTGACGCTGGGAAGTACGATCGCCCTGATCCTGGGAGTCATTCTCAGCCGTCTGGGCAAGACTTTCCCGAACTTGGCCAGCGATGGAACACAACTGCTTCGCCATTTGGGCAAAGAAGGAGACAAAGTTC
This window of the Ruminococcaceae bacterium BL-6 genome carries:
- a CDS encoding Citrate:sodium symporter, coding for MADAGEEKSLSYRFFHYELNGVPVYLFIGLAVPVILGIYTQSLTKDMLSTLAILFVLGMIFMEVGKRLPIWNNWFGGGSMMAIMFPSFMVFMKWLPQKYVESITTFYDGIGFLQLYVGLLMVGGLLSVDKDILLKTLARCGPVFLGTILCAGLFGMIGGSLMGMDLGKIFSYYVLPNLGGGNGAGAVPMSEIFQRVTGISKDKYYPVALAILTLGSTIALILGVILSRLGKTFPNLASDGTQLLRHLGKEGDKVQEASEKAKSKAEVKPSPTDIAAGFVITGGFYALACFVGGYLLPDIGGVIIHPYAYLVVFLTIAKILGIIPEHFCAGVRYLSKFVTEKMGPMCFAGMGIAITDFGEFVNALTPQTFFVTFMIIIGVALGAGLLGQLVGFYPIDSSIIVGLCCANRGGSADVVLLSATDRLELMPYAVVLSRIGGAIVLALSSAIFAVYF